The following proteins are co-located in the Anser cygnoides isolate HZ-2024a breed goose chromosome 2, Taihu_goose_T2T_genome, whole genome shotgun sequence genome:
- the LOC106034848 gene encoding N-acetyllactosaminide beta-1,6-N-acetylglucosaminyl-transferase-like, whose translation MNTLRYCFFAILILSVSLLFVFYAINFHVQKSLRRPNFPVSSTLAEACKALIEDKAPFLKETALKTSFRKSNCTEYIIQNHYITRTLSSEEAAFPLAYIVTLHKEFETFERLFRAVYMPQNVYCIHVDGKAPATLWQAVRQLVGCFPNAFLASHTERVVYGGASRLRADLHCMRDLLASPVPWRYLLNICGQDFPLKTNREIVRQLKGFRGKNVTPGVLPPPHVIARTKYVHREQLYPFFSFMLRTFVRKAPPPHNLTIHFGSAYIAVTRPFVEFVLQDQRAIDLLVWSQDTYSPDEHFWVTLNRIPGKDTFFYLFIYLFSDDARMGVHTPYTSTYLRLTLAKLR comes from the coding sequence ATGAATACACTCAGATATTGCTTCTTTGCCATCTTGATTCTCAGTGTTTCCCTTCTATTTGTTTTCTATGCCATTAATTTCCATGTGCAAAAATCTCTAAGGAGGCCCAACTTCCCAGTGAGCTCAACTTTAGCAGAAGCCTGTAAAGCACTTATTGAAGATAAGGCACCCTTTCTGAAggaaactgctttaaaaacatcCTTCAGAAAATCCAACTGCACGGAGTACATCATACAGAACCACTACATCACCCGCACCCTGTCGTCCGAGGAGGCTGCCTTCCCCCTTGCCTACATCGTCACCCTGCATAAGGAGTTTGAGACCTTCGAGCGGCTCTTCAGAGCAGTCTACATGCCCCAAAATGTTTACTGCATCCACGTGGACGGCAAGGCGCCGGCCACCTTGTGGCAGGCAGTGCGGCAGCTGGTGGGCTGCTTCCCCAATGCCTTCCTTGCCTCCCACACTGAGCGGGTGGTCTATGGCGGCGCATCCCGCCTGCGGGCCGACCTGCACTGCATGCGGGACCTGCTGGCCTCCCCCGTGCCCTGGCGGTACTTGCTGAACATCTGCGGGCAGGACTTCCCCTTGAAGACCAACCGGGAGATTGTCCGGCAGCTGAAGGGCTTCAGGGGGAAGAATGTCACCCCTGGGGTGCTGCCGCCACCCCACGTCATCGCTCGCACCAAGTATGTGCACCGGGAGCAACTataccctttcttttctttcatgctgcGGACGTTTGTGCGCAAGGCTCCCCCACCACACAACCTGACCATCCACTTCGGCTCTGCATACATTGCGGTCACCCGGCCCTTCGTGGAGTTCGTGCTGCAGGACCAGCGTGCCATTGACTTGCTGGTGTGGTCCCAGGACACCTACAGCCCCGACGAGCACTTCTGGGTGACGCTCAACAGGATCCCAGGTAAGGAcaccttcttttatttatttatttatttgttttctgacgATGCACGCATGGGTGTGCACACACCATACACATCCACATACCTCAGACTGACTTTGGCAAAACTGAGATGA